From the Musa acuminata AAA Group cultivar baxijiao chromosome BXJ3-1, Cavendish_Baxijiao_AAA, whole genome shotgun sequence genome, the window gctttcatcttgaattgtgcaagctagttagtttgcctcttttcatgatgtccacgtagaaattcttgctccccctttgtcattgtcaaaaagatgggaagacccttatattaattttcatattatgacaaaggtaagtattattcttatttgtgcatcattatatattcaaattaaaacatacacaatttcaaaaaccttattttttatgcacgataccgaaaaataaatcaatcatcattaataggcatatcatacataatactcaaacattaaaatttttaagcatttatcaacacgttgatcatgataccaatcattcatcatttaaagcatttatgatacacatcatatgcaataaatacatcatgtacatcattatcataagtattacatacatcattttaactttatgaatatttcatcattgcatgcatcatgccaaaaacatttcaagccaagcaagccataaatacaaagaaatcatatcttaaaggaattcaatatgaaaattcagcaagaatcacatgatacaatcgcaaagcatgatatcattgtgtgatatatgatgaaatgataatttatcatatcaatgaaagatatcaatcgtgaaacatgaaatgataatagtctcaaaattttcaatttgcgatacatgtgatacattgcgatacactaaaaaatttaatgcgatgcttctaaggatatcaacctattttcgatacaaagcatggctagagcaattatattgttaggcaagatctttcttctctttttgagaagtgcaagcttgcaagttttacttagcatgctaggaagtttactttcattttcaatgcacaagctagcaaaaccttctccccctttataaaagtaaaaaagaaagggaggactcaatggctaaatatttcaaccgttccacaagccaaatatacaaagaattcatgaaagatatcaatgaggatcaattcatgaataccaaagatatgattcacgattcattaaaattgttcttaacaagttcatgattcggttgaaacaaagtttcattcaagttaattcattaactcaaaaaaaatcataatcaaattatcatttttgagattcataacatgaataacgttattaccatttcatcaaaatcaatttcgagattcacacaatatcatgaaatcattaatctcgctaagatgggaaaaacattttctttttaagtgattctttaacacatcatcaaaatctcattcataattcaagtgatttacaagatcgagacaaagcagtatagtgattctttcgattgcgttttaacttgaagagatacgtaagatcgagacaaagcagtatagcattaaagtgcaaatggtttgcagtaatataaatgacaataagtaaatgcaaaccagagattacgccgattttacagtggttcggtcaaatgacctacatccacttgcgaggcccctcttagttgaggctcccaccttccactagcaaatctcttgaaatggaagggtaaacacccctcttacaactctttacaagcggttcactctcttacagattttcgagaaggaatgaggtgaacactagcaaatcgaaagcaagactatctaagacttttctagggcctttctctcaaacacttgctgctcaaaaagttgtaatctcagctgagatttgaggggtatttataggcctcaagaggattcaaatttgggctccaaatttgaattctcgtggagttcccgatgctggcggtgccaccgcctgtcagtggcggtgccaccgcctgctactgtcagacgttgacagtgttgggcggtgccatcgcccagcccaagcggtgccaccgcccagctctcgagcactgggcagtgccaccgcccagcccaggcggtgctaccgcctacagtgttttcagcccaactacagtgttttcagcccactagttgggcttcaatcttgccccaaactagtccgaacttgggcccaattggcccctacttgggttataggattaacacctaatcttaaccctaattaacatgctaactacgaattacgaatttaaaggcattttctaagctattacaaagtccgtaagtcaagacttcttccagcgaacttccgacggtcttccgataaactctcggaaaccattctgcggactctcggcaagctcctagacttcacgatttgatcttggcgagttccaacgagcttcttcggtaagctccgatctttctcggtgagctccgcgaacttccaacgaaccttccggggagcttccgaaaaacccttcggcaagctccctactcattctcggctagttccggcagcattcccgatgaaccttcggacttctatcgaactctcgaactcccaacgaatccttcgcgcttgactccagcactttgtttcgctttatgtcttcatcgttatcatagttaatcctgcacacacaatccaaaactctactccgatctagacaattgttacaacgcgaattgacattctgttgcccggcacgtcattggttggcgcttcatccgattcttcggtgcatcgtcctctcttgcggcttgttgcccaatcggtggttgacctccgcaaccctgatatccttggcgcaattccgctctccttggcctgatgcccgacgtttgaagccttctgccgtccaataaccTGACgtaatctcttccggcgcaacgtcaattcctcctgcatcaactgtctaatcctgatcgagtagacctgcatcactcaaaatgcagttaaacatctaaacacaatcaattagtttcatcatcaaaatccgagattcaataggaacgattgtttattatcatattaaatctaactaaatcatataacaattaaaactaatgatatagATTTGTTATTATATTTGAACGAATGCAATGTTAAAATAAATACTAAAACCGAATAATActacaaaattaaaatattttcattcgctagatgtgaataattatttatttatggttacaaaattatatataattttatatttttaaataataaaatattttataaactaacaaataattgtgtatatatatatacaactacAAATTGCACGCATATACATTGATTGAAAATAGATATGTTGTTACTTTTATAAATCAACCTAACGaaatcatatatacttattttttattacaaatattcGATAAAAATATATAGTTCTCGTACCTTTTTTCGTAGAACTTTCAGATAGCACAAATccatatgaaaatttaaaattctaattataattaaatacaaaaccaaatatccttcgtatattctatatttgtctctctttttattgttttacttTTCCTATGTCACCTTCAATGTAAGaccatttttttaatctataattaaattaattacataATATCATGTAAGATCAAATTAAATACGGAATGTCAAAATTAATTAACCAAAAATCTTATGTGCTCTATCTAATCTCCTTCTTCAAATAATTcatgtttacttttgtttttctttaatccaGTCATTCTCTTTATCACGACAAGTTTTCTTGTCATATTTCCCATATTTTTATTCCTTTCATATAATGGTAATTCAACAATTATGTAACTATAtcaacatgataaaatatcaaaattaattaatctttagtacaatatagaattctttttttgtgaaagaactcagaattttaaaaaatatcctaaatcaagagttttttacatttgagttgatttcttacataaaaatgattctctaatagaatatatcttcaatactaagtattattctaagtattatcatatttgtaaggtCATCTCTTTTTTAAGGTAATTTTCTTGTTATCATCTCTTCTTATTATTGTATTCTTCTTATTGATGTATTATTCCAACTACCATCATGTAGGTAAGTTATATCTATGTCGATATTCATGCTCAATCATtggaattttaaatttaatttaaaatattttatatattatcatgtgttACTAAATGCGCATAAAGGTTTATGTTTATTGTATAAGTTGAcaagattatttttatcaaaatttatgtgattgaagttttgtttctatttgttaaagttttttatttttttattaattgtgatattttagatttttaaataaattttaaattatttacatgttttaaagtattttcataattaaacatgAAGTCTGACTTGCTGACACAACGTTTCAACTAGTGACCTAGGGCTTAATCGAATAACAACTCGGTAATATTAATAACTATACTTTGTTATTACAATGTCACTAAAATTTAAtgtatatttttcagaaaaatatgaaactaacATGAGACATCCATGTTATAAACATGGGATGTCATTTTGCATGTGGacaatttctttatttctttttttgtttatgatacaaggcatatactcaatgtaacaaagagaaagcagaaaaaagtagggataggaactcttgtgtggaacagttcatcacttttgcctcaCAACCCCATAATGCGAAATCAGATGCACGGGTCAGGTTTCACGTTGCCATTGGAGCTACCATAGACATGAACACAAATAGAAGCATTTTTGGGTTGCTTTTCGTTGCCGTTGTACTTCAAGCTGATGTCACTGAGCTCCACGCCCTCACATGGAGCAACCTCGCTGCACACTAGATTATAAGCTATTGGCGAGAGAAAGGTCCCCACGATATTTCTGTACTTGATATTCTTGATCTTAACTAGAGAAGGATCCtacatggagagaggaaggaTGCTCAAATTTCAAGACTATGATGATATATTTAGCTGTAGTAGAAGCAATGAGGCATACCTTTTTGGGACAGTTATCTGATGGGCAATAATTCTGATTTATGATGATGGGGTTATAgacattattcatgatgatgtgttcaaagacgaaatcagtggccttcaacctagatggagaagattgcaatgtcttgatcctcaatccATTTGTTGTACCGGTAAGATTGCAATTACTCACGTTCAGCCCGATTACATCTTTCTCACCAGCATTTCTGCCGAGACTACCGACGCTGATGCCATGGCCTGGGCCGCATAACACCTTAAAGATGGTCAGATTGGTGCAGCCCGGGCCGATGGAGATGCAGTCATCACCGGTGCCGATGACTGAATTGGCAACCTGGATATTGGTCGACTCGGCGATGTGAATGCCATCAGTGTTGGGGCTATCTTGAGGAGCACTGATCTTGATGGAATCAAAGATAATGTTTCTTGATTCAAAGACATGAATGTGGAAGAACTTGCTGTCGATAGAAGAAATGCTTTTGATGGTTGCGTTCGTGACGAAACTGAACACCAAGTTCTATACGGTAGCATTGTAACGATTGTCAGTGCAATTCAAAGTAAGAACGAAGTAGTGTTAATATCTGCATGGTTAGAGCAAGGAAGACATGGCTACCATACCATGGGTAAGGGTTTGCAATCATTTGTCTTTTTGCATTGGTTgtaaggccatgcagaagctccttgtccGTTGAATCTTCCACCACCTGAGATAACCAATCCATTAATGTACTGGAAATGGAGCCAATATTGATTGTAAgcttcgagatgggtggatgccagtagctgccctttcacttgcatcaccattatGCCTTTGCATGGCCCTTTGAAGATTGTTGGACCGAGCAGGTATGCTCCCTCTGGGATCACTATCGTTGCCTTCCCTTGTACCGCGCATGCCGCACTCCATGCCGTTTCAAAAGCCTACCAtgtccataattgttacaaccgtAAGTATGGAGATGTCATGAAGAAAATACAAGAAGTTTCTTATGTTTCTCCTCCGTCCCGCTAAAACTTTTTGTAATTCAAGTTCatgaagatttttaaattcataggaactacgacaaaaactattggttgtagtgaaaacctatactaaacatgaaaagCTACCTTTGTGTTATCGGTTTTGCCATCTCCTGCTGCTCCATAATCcttcacattgtaaacaccgTCAGCCATGGCTACCCTCGCACCACTTAAGATGAAgaatagcaagccaatcacaataatacttaattctaaTCCCATTATCAAAAGTCTTCTCCTCGATCGATGTGTTCTCTGAATCAGCGCTTGTGTGTGCATGTCAATAGTTTGAATTAAGAAATCATTTATAGTGAGGGCATGCAAGAGGATTCTTCCCATGTAATCAACAAGTACATATGGTTTAAGCAATTTTTGACAACCAAGGTAACAATCACttgctatttatatatgtttgtggtTGAGAAGGATACGTATGATTACTGGTTTGCCATTTCGGAAGTCTATTCGTGGCCTATATTCATTTGGAAACAACCTCTTCCATTGGAAGGTGTTAACTCCACAATTTGTGAACTTTGCGAGCGATGTTGGGGTGCTGAATAACCGAAGACTTTAATTTTTATGCTATATGCAAATTGAAAATGAACTATGTATGATGTCAGTGTGTtcgaaatatttatgtatatgaaatgatgaattaagagaagagcaccacaatctacttattaagtttttggtttgtgtttcgaatttttgtatgatatacATTTAGACATCAGAtgatgaaatttaatttgaatacatttaaagtataaaaaaagagaatttaGCTAATAAGGTTATGGGTTTGATTGAATTTAGATAAATAGCAACAACCGGTAGACAGCGATGAAATGTCCGTTAGGTTAAAATTTAAACCAGTAGGGACAAATGGAATAgtggattgaattgatgtctaatttgatatgttttataTGTTATCTTAGAAGCTCACATTCCAGAGAACATAAAGttggaactgttaggatcggagcggcactaagagggggggtgaattagtgcaacggtgaagtgcgataaacttttcacgatttaaacacttttcggaaacttcgttcgataaaagcaacgttttcgtttaaaaccgtttcgattgcgttttaacttgaagagatacgtaagatggagacaaagcagtatagcattaaagtgcaaatggtttgcagtaatataaatgacaataagtaaatgcaaaccagagattacgccgattttacagtggttcggtcaaatgacctacatccacttgcgaggctcctcttagttgaggctcccaccttccactagcaaatctcttgaaatggaagggtaaatacccctcttacaactctttacaagcggttcactctcttacagattttcgagaaggaatgaggtgaacactagcaaatcgaaagcaagactatctaagacttttctagggcctttctctcaaacacttgctgctcaaaaagttgtaatctcagctgagatttgaggggtatttataggcctcaagaggattcaaatttgggctccaaaatttgaattctcgtggagttcccgatgctggcggtgccaccgcctgtcagtggcggtgccaccacctgctactgtcagacgttgacagtgctgggcggtgccaccgccggcactgggcagtgccaccgcctacagtgttttcagcccaactacagtgttttcagcccactagttgggcttcaatcttgcctcaaactagtccgaacttgggcccaattggcccctacttgggttataggattaacacctaatcctaaccctaattaacatgctaactacgaatttaaagacattttctaagctattacaaagtccgtaagtcaagacttcttccggcgaacttccgacggtcttccgataaactctcggaaaccattttgcggactcccggcaagctcctagacttcacgatttgatcttggcgagttccaacgagcttcttcggtaagctccgatctttctcggtgagctccgcgaacttccaacgaaccttccggcgagcttccgaaaaacccttcggcaagctccctactcattctcggctagttccggcagcattcccgatgaaccttcggacttctatcgaactctcgaactcccaacgaatccttcgcgcttgactccagcactttgtttcgctttatgtcttcatcgttatcgtagttaatcctacacacacaatccaaaactctactccgatctagacaattgttacaacgcgaattgacattctgttgcccggcacgtcattggttggcgcttcgtccgattcttcggtgcatcgtcctctcttgcggcctgttgcccaattggtggttgacctccgcaaccctgatatccttggcgcaattccgctctccttggcatgatgcccgacgttcgaagccttctgccgtccaataacctgacgtgatctcctccggcgcaacgtcaattcctcctgcgtcaactgtctaatcctgatcgagtagacctgcataactcaaaatgcagttaaacatctaaacacaatcaattagtttcatcatcaaaatccgagattcaacaatatccccctttttgatgatgacaactaattgatgactaacagagttaacctaaacttcccagagtttaaccaaactccccctatcaatatgccatattgatagaatcttgaattcaaactgaattcaagttattgcaatattcatcatgaatacttgcaacacatcatcatgaacatatgcataaacttatgcatatcatgtcatcaacatacttctccccctttgtcattaacaaaaaggagaagtaccacaatcaagtgtttgttatatgggttcaactcattacatgaaaaacataatatcaagttttatcatcatgcagttttgaagctagaaaactttagcaattattacatcatgcttagaacattcaagctatcaagttttagatatgcaagttttacagcatacaagatagcacttttggtaatgttcaagatagcaagttctagcaatattataacattttagaacatgcaagttagcagttttgagatgttcaagaaagcaactcttgcttcttgaaatatgcaaatttgtcaagttttgctagatgtgcaagtt encodes:
- the LOC135628366 gene encoding polygalacturonase-like; the encoded protein is MADGVYNVKDYGAAGDGKTDNTKVVEDSTDKELLHGLTTNAKRQMIANPYPCFVTNATIKSISSIDSKFFHIHVFESRNIIFDSIKISAPQDSPNTDGIHIAESTNIQVANSVIGTGDDCISIGPGCTNLTIFKVLCGPGHGISVGSLGRNAGEKDVIGLNVSNCNLTGTTNGLRIKTLQSSPSRLKATDFVFEHIIMNNVYNPIIINQNYCPSDNCPKKDPSLVKIKNIKYRNIVGTFLSPIAYNLVCSEVAPCEGVELSDISLKYNGNEKQPKNASICVHVYGSSNGNVKPDPCI